A stretch of the Brevundimonas sp. MF30-B genome encodes the following:
- a CDS encoding TonB-dependent receptor domain-containing protein yields the protein MRLRTCLLASASVLLITAPAAAGARDDLPQAGPTTALLPDVVVTADPLGRDRNDVVSNVAVLSGDELVHRRQGTLGETLNGLPGVNADPYGGGAGRPVVRGQTAPRVKVLSDGVGLLDASEVSPDHAVTGEPLLLQGVEILRGPSALLYGGGAIGGAVNLIDNKVPTAIPANGGEGVIEARLGTADDEEAGVIGLTAGGGNFALRVEAVGRKTTDYKVPDFDEARLDGTFNETSTGTIGLSWVGTRGYLGAAYTEQRSQYGLPGHEHEYEDCHPHGSSLHCGGHDHDEDDHDHDHDHDHDDHAVPFVDLLSKRVDIRGEIRDPFAGVERIRVRGGFTDYQHQEIEDGEVGTTFTNKGHDARFEVQHAPIAGFRGVVGFQTSRSDFAAVGDEAFLPPSRTDSQAVFLLEEKVIGDWRLEGAVRQEWQQASADGQPDADHSPFSISGAASWRFSPGWTATLALARSQRAPSAQELYADGVHLATNTFEIGDADLDVETSYSAELTLKRTQGALTLTGSAYRYNYDGYIFARTLDQFEEFRLIQYSQADASFTGVEGEARWAFQPGLSAAVFGDYVRAEFDEGGDLPRIPAARLGVRGDFTTGAWSGGAEYVRVFEQNDIAPFETVTPGYNMINATLAYDLNLGPAQTQVYVRGTNLLDEKAFNHASYLADVQPLRGRNFVVGVRARF from the coding sequence ATGCGCCTGCGAACCTGCCTTCTCGCCTCCGCCTCCGTTCTGCTGATCACCGCGCCGGCGGCCGCTGGAGCGCGCGATGACCTGCCTCAGGCCGGTCCGACGACCGCCCTGCTGCCGGACGTGGTTGTCACCGCCGACCCCCTGGGTCGCGATCGTAACGACGTCGTGTCGAACGTCGCGGTCCTGTCGGGTGATGAACTGGTGCATCGCCGCCAGGGCACCCTGGGCGAGACCTTGAACGGACTGCCGGGCGTGAACGCCGATCCGTACGGCGGCGGCGCCGGTCGGCCCGTGGTGCGCGGCCAGACGGCGCCGCGCGTAAAGGTGCTTTCGGACGGCGTCGGACTGCTAGATGCGTCCGAGGTTTCTCCTGATCACGCTGTGACCGGCGAACCTCTTCTGCTTCAGGGGGTCGAGATTCTGCGCGGTCCTTCGGCCCTGCTGTACGGCGGCGGCGCTATCGGGGGCGCGGTCAATCTGATCGACAACAAGGTGCCGACCGCCATTCCCGCCAACGGCGGCGAGGGGGTGATCGAGGCGCGCCTCGGCACGGCGGACGACGAAGAGGCGGGCGTGATCGGCCTGACCGCAGGCGGGGGAAACTTCGCTCTCAGAGTCGAGGCCGTCGGCCGCAAGACGACCGACTACAAGGTGCCGGATTTCGACGAGGCCCGTCTGGACGGAACGTTCAACGAAACTTCCACCGGCACCATCGGCCTCTCGTGGGTCGGAACTCGCGGCTACCTCGGCGCCGCCTACACGGAGCAGCGCAGCCAGTACGGCTTGCCCGGCCACGAGCATGAGTATGAGGATTGCCACCCTCACGGCTCCAGCCTGCATTGCGGCGGCCACGATCACGACGAGGACGACCACGATCATGACCACGACCATGATCACGATGACCACGCCGTTCCCTTCGTCGATCTGCTGAGCAAGCGCGTTGACATCCGCGGGGAGATTCGAGACCCGTTCGCCGGCGTCGAGCGCATCCGAGTGCGCGGCGGCTTCACCGACTACCAACATCAGGAGATAGAGGACGGCGAAGTCGGCACGACCTTCACCAACAAGGGCCATGACGCCCGCTTCGAGGTGCAGCACGCGCCGATCGCGGGCTTCCGCGGCGTCGTCGGCTTCCAGACCTCGCGCAGCGACTTCGCCGCCGTCGGCGACGAGGCCTTCCTGCCGCCCAGCCGCACCGACAGCCAGGCCGTCTTCCTGCTGGAAGAGAAGGTCATCGGCGACTGGCGTCTTGAAGGCGCGGTGCGTCAGGAATGGCAGCAGGCCTCAGCCGACGGCCAGCCCGACGCCGATCATTCGCCCTTCTCGATTTCGGGCGCGGCAAGCTGGCGCTTCTCGCCCGGATGGACGGCGACCCTGGCCCTGGCCCGCTCGCAGCGCGCGCCCAGCGCCCAGGAGCTGTATGCAGACGGCGTGCACCTGGCGACCAACACCTTCGAGATCGGCGATGCGGACCTGGACGTCGAAACCAGCTACTCGGCCGAGCTGACCCTGAAGCGCACCCAAGGCGCCCTGACCCTGACCGGCAGCGCCTATCGCTACAACTATGACGGCTACATCTTCGCGCGCACCCTGGACCAGTTCGAGGAGTTCCGCCTGATCCAGTACAGCCAGGCCGACGCCAGCTTCACCGGTGTGGAAGGCGAGGCGCGCTGGGCGTTCCAGCCAGGTCTGTCGGCAGCGGTGTTCGGCGATTATGTGCGCGCCGAGTTCGACGAAGGCGGCGACCTGCCGCGCATCCCGGCCGCGCGCCTGGGCGTGCGGGGCGACTTCACCACCGGCGCCTGGTCGGGCGGAGCCGAGTATGTCCGCGTGTTCGAGCAGAACGACATCGCCCCGTTCGAAACCGTTACGCCCGGCTACAACATGATCAACGCCACCCTGGCCTATGATCTGAACCTCGGCCCGGCACAGACCCAGGTCTATGTGCGCGGCACCAATCTGCTGGATGAAAAGGCGTTCAACCACGCCTCCTACCTTGCTGACGTTCAACCGCTGCGGGGCCGCAACTTCGTCGTGGGGGTGCGCGCGCGCTTCTGA
- the lptC gene encoding LPS export ABC transporter periplasmic protein LptC, which translates to MDEPLDPREERRRADEARVAQAGERWRARSRRVRLYRRLLPILILALAGATLTWTVFRTVMSDVERRASQTQGIELEKPMFHGQDDQGRSFTVGAQGAVRDPATGQFRLIGPALKLNLGGAKVTEITADGGQYDPDGRNVVIGPNVRISDGGSGFTLTTPEAVVDTRTGVVTGSKGVQASGPLGSLTASSYAIYDQGERVEFKGSGDTKIRGVFNVAGS; encoded by the coding sequence ATGGACGAACCGCTCGACCCTCGCGAGGAGAGACGCCGCGCCGACGAGGCGCGGGTCGCCCAGGCGGGCGAGCGGTGGCGCGCGCGCTCACGTCGGGTCAGGCTGTACCGCCGACTGCTGCCGATCCTGATCCTGGCGCTGGCCGGCGCCACCCTGACCTGGACGGTCTTCCGCACCGTCATGAGCGATGTGGAGCGGCGAGCCAGCCAGACGCAGGGGATCGAGCTGGAAAAGCCGATGTTCCACGGCCAGGACGATCAGGGCCGCTCCTTCACCGTCGGGGCTCAGGGCGCCGTACGGGATCCGGCGACCGGACAATTCCGGCTGATCGGGCCCGCTCTGAAGCTGAACCTGGGCGGGGCCAAAGTCACCGAAATCACCGCCGACGGGGGGCAGTACGACCCCGACGGACGAAACGTCGTCATCGGTCCGAACGTGCGTATCTCCGACGGCGGCTCGGGCTTCACCCTCACCACGCCCGAGGCCGTGGTCGACACCCGCACGGGCGTCGTCACCGGATCCAAGGGCGTTCAGGCGTCGGGCCCCCTTGGAAGCCTGACCGCTTCGTCCTATGCGATCTATGACCAGGGCGAGCGCGTCGAGTTCAAGGGCTCTGGCGACACCAAGATTCGCGGCGTGTTCAACGTCGCCGGGAGCTGA
- a CDS encoding long-chain-acyl-CoA synthetase has translation MGLAANIRRDLKFVGGLRRLLKRIKPIQLDSDVLICDDFEEAVDKFGDNVAVQDEHRSLTYRELDALANRYGHWAKSRNLRRSDVVALMMTNRADYLAAWLGFSKVGVATALINTNLTGHALAHCLTISGAFNVVTDQDCWTCVEEARPLVDRTLMVWALGLRSEHEASERRSLDAAVRSASSVRPNRDLRQGLTNRDTALFIYTSGTTGLPKAARIPHSRARTYMRAFAGATASTEKDVLINVLPLYHSTGGMVGVGSVLLNGGKLVLRRRFSAGGFWPDVHSVGATMFVYIGELCRYLVNSPEQPEERGHKLRLAFGNGLRPDVWPEFQARFAIPEILEFYGSTEGNVSLFNFDGRPGAVGRVPGFLKRQLNIKLVAFDVETEEPVRLANGLCRQASVGEIGEAIGAIGDDVRHDFSGYADKAATQKKILTDVFKRGDRWFRTGDLMRQDSDGYFYFVDRIGDTFRWKGENVSTSEVEQRLAEAPGVQEVIAYGVPTPGHDGKAGMVALVVEGRFSPAAFAAHVDEQLPPYARPVFVRLIQAAETTGTFKYRKIDLVRDGFDLEKTGANLYVRGGKTGYQKLSPKAREAIVSGEVRL, from the coding sequence ATGGGGCTGGCGGCCAATATCCGACGTGACCTGAAGTTCGTCGGCGGCCTGCGTCGACTGCTGAAGCGCATCAAGCCGATCCAACTGGATAGCGACGTCCTGATCTGCGACGACTTTGAGGAGGCGGTCGACAAGTTCGGCGACAACGTCGCGGTCCAGGACGAGCACCGCAGTCTGACCTATCGAGAGCTGGACGCTCTGGCCAACCGCTACGGCCACTGGGCCAAGAGCCGCAACCTCCGGCGCAGCGACGTCGTGGCCCTGATGATGACCAATCGGGCCGACTATCTGGCCGCCTGGCTGGGCTTCTCCAAGGTCGGGGTGGCCACGGCGCTCATAAACACCAACCTCACCGGCCACGCCCTGGCCCACTGCCTGACCATTTCGGGCGCATTCAATGTGGTGACGGATCAGGATTGCTGGACCTGCGTCGAGGAGGCGCGGCCGCTCGTGGACCGCACCCTGATGGTCTGGGCTCTGGGTCTTCGGTCGGAGCATGAGGCCAGCGAGCGCCGCTCCCTGGACGCGGCGGTGCGATCGGCCTCCAGCGTGCGGCCCAACCGCGACCTTCGCCAGGGCCTGACCAATCGCGATACGGCGCTGTTTATCTACACCTCGGGAACCACCGGCCTGCCCAAGGCCGCCCGGATTCCTCACTCACGCGCCCGGACGTACATGCGCGCGTTCGCCGGGGCTACGGCCTCCACCGAAAAGGATGTGCTCATCAATGTCCTGCCGCTCTACCACTCGACCGGGGGCATGGTCGGCGTCGGCTCGGTTCTCCTGAACGGCGGCAAGCTGGTGCTGCGCAGGCGCTTCTCGGCCGGCGGGTTCTGGCCAGACGTCCATAGCGTAGGCGCGACCATGTTCGTCTACATCGGCGAGCTTTGCCGCTACCTGGTCAACTCGCCCGAACAGCCCGAGGAGCGTGGACACAAGCTGCGGCTGGCCTTCGGCAACGGTCTGCGGCCCGATGTCTGGCCCGAGTTCCAGGCCCGCTTCGCCATCCCCGAGATTCTCGAGTTCTACGGCTCGACGGAAGGCAACGTCTCGCTGTTCAACTTCGACGGCCGCCCGGGGGCGGTCGGCCGAGTGCCTGGCTTCCTGAAAAGGCAGCTTAATATCAAGCTGGTGGCGTTCGACGTCGAGACCGAGGAACCCGTTCGTCTGGCCAATGGACTATGCCGCCAGGCGTCTGTGGGCGAGATCGGCGAGGCGATCGGCGCCATCGGCGACGATGTGCGCCACGACTTCTCGGGCTATGCCGACAAGGCCGCCACTCAGAAGAAAATTCTGACGGATGTGTTCAAGCGCGGCGACCGCTGGTTCCGAACCGGCGATCTGATGCGCCAGGATTCCGACGGCTACTTCTATTTCGTCGACCGAATCGGCGACACCTTCCGCTGGAAGGGGGAGAACGTCTCCACCTCGGAGGTCGAGCAGCGGCTGGCCGAGGCCCCCGGCGTCCAGGAGGTGATCGCTTACGGCGTCCCGACCCCCGGGCACGACGGGAAGGCGGGCATGGTCGCACTGGTCGTTGAGGGCCGCTTCAGCCCCGCCGCCTTCGCCGCGCACGTCGATGAGCAGTTGCCGCCCTACGCTCGTCCCGTGTTCGTTCGTCTTATCCAGGCGGCCGAGACGACCGGGACGTTCAAGTACCGCAAGATCGATCTCGTTCGGGACGGGTTTGATCTGGAGAAGACGGGCGCCAACCTCTACGTGCGCGGCGGAAAGACCGGGTATCAGAAGCTCAGCCCGAAGGCGCGAGAGGCTATCGTTTCGGGAGAGGTGCGCCTTTGA
- a CDS encoding SDR family oxidoreductase has protein sequence MRVLVVGGYGLIGAQVVARLLSQGHQVVGAGRAVSSARRRLPSAVWIDLDMGRASDAEWAEALSGIDAVVNCAGALQDGPTDDLQAVHQRGLQALIQACAQTGIRRLIHISASTIDGRTDAFSATKRAGEAAVSTSALDWVILRPGLVLARSVYGGSALLRGLAGFPCFIPVVHADALVRVVSADDVADAVVRALRPDAPVRVAVDLVSAEATTLGDLLRRLRGWLGLAPAPIVSVPPIFARLTGHAADALAWLGWRGPLRTTALSQLAGGVGGRPEDAARLGLTLRPLAAVLEASPASVQDRWHARLYFLKPAVLAGLALFWLASGVVGALSFEAAVSVLTNAGMTTPPAQAGVLAGVVADVALGLMLMFRRSAPWALKGMVLVTGAYLLGATVWAPGLWADPLGPPVKTLPAALLALCALALLEER, from the coding sequence GTGAGGGTTCTGGTGGTCGGGGGATACGGCCTGATCGGCGCGCAGGTGGTCGCCCGACTGCTGTCGCAGGGTCATCAGGTCGTGGGCGCGGGGCGTGCGGTGTCGTCCGCCCGTCGCCGCCTTCCATCGGCCGTCTGGATTGACCTAGACATGGGACGCGCCTCGGACGCCGAATGGGCTGAGGCGCTCAGCGGGATCGATGCGGTGGTCAACTGCGCCGGCGCGCTTCAGGATGGTCCGACGGATGACTTGCAGGCGGTGCATCAGAGGGGTCTGCAGGCCCTGATCCAAGCCTGCGCGCAGACTGGAATCCGTCGCCTGATCCACATCTCGGCCTCAACCATCGACGGCCGCACAGACGCCTTCAGCGCCACCAAGCGCGCGGGAGAGGCGGCGGTCAGCACAAGCGCGCTCGACTGGGTGATCCTGCGTCCCGGTCTGGTGCTGGCCCGAAGCGTCTACGGCGGAAGCGCCCTCTTGCGAGGCTTGGCGGGCTTTCCGTGTTTCATCCCGGTGGTGCACGCCGACGCCCTGGTGCGGGTCGTGTCGGCCGACGATGTCGCGGATGCCGTCGTGCGCGCCCTTCGGCCCGACGCGCCGGTTCGGGTGGCTGTCGACCTGGTGAGCGCTGAAGCGACGACCCTTGGCGATCTGCTGAGGAGGCTTCGAGGCTGGCTGGGTCTTGCGCCCGCTCCGATCGTCTCCGTGCCGCCGATCTTCGCCAGGCTCACGGGCCACGCGGCCGACGCTCTGGCCTGGCTAGGCTGGCGCGGCCCCCTGCGCACGACCGCCTTGTCGCAGTTGGCGGGCGGCGTCGGTGGACGGCCGGAAGACGCAGCGCGGCTGGGCCTGACGCTGCGCCCGCTGGCCGCCGTTCTGGAAGCATCGCCGGCTTCGGTTCAGGACCGCTGGCATGCGCGGCTGTACTTCCTGAAACCCGCTGTTCTGGCCGGGCTGGCGCTGTTCTGGCTAGCATCCGGCGTGGTAGGCGCGCTCAGCTTCGAGGCGGCTGTTTCGGTCCTGACCAACGCCGGGATGACGACGCCCCCTGCACAGGCCGGCGTTCTGGCGGGCGTCGTGGCGGATGTCGCCCTGGGCCTGATGCTGATGTTCCGGCGGTCCGCGCCCTGGGCGCTGAAAGGCATGGTGCTGGTGACGGGCGCATATCTTTTGGGCGCGACGGTCTGGGCGCCTGGGCTGTGGGCCGACCCGCTGGGCCCGCCGGTCAAGACCCTTCCAGCCGCGCTGCTGGCGCTCTGCGCCTTGGCTCTTCTGGAGGAACGATGA
- the motA gene encoding flagellar motor stator protein MotA — MFQIIGIVLLFGMVFGGYTIAGGKMGVILHSLPYEMMMIGGAAVAALVMANSMTTLKGVAGGFGRIFGGPKWKKQDYKDLLSLLFQLTKTMKSKGVIALESHIEKPAESTIFQKYPKVLKDHFATDFICDTLRMMTMNLEDPHQIEDAMEKQLEKHHHEALAPAHALQNTADALPALGIVAAVLGVIKTMAAITEPPEVLGGMIGGALVGTFLGVFLAYGLVGPMATRLKEVIEGDGAYYKIIQSVLVAHLHGNAAQISVEIGRGDIPSDAQPSFSEMEEALSAAPTDA, encoded by the coding sequence ATGTTCCAGATCATCGGCATCGTGCTGCTCTTCGGCATGGTCTTTGGCGGCTACACCATCGCCGGCGGCAAGATGGGGGTCATTCTCCATTCCCTGCCATATGAGATGATGATGATCGGCGGCGCGGCGGTCGCGGCGCTCGTCATGGCGAACTCGATGACGACGCTGAAAGGCGTGGCAGGGGGTTTCGGCCGCATCTTCGGCGGGCCCAAGTGGAAAAAGCAGGACTACAAGGACCTGCTGAGCCTGCTGTTCCAGCTGACCAAGACGATGAAGTCAAAGGGCGTCATCGCCCTGGAAAGCCACATCGAAAAGCCTGCCGAGAGCACCATATTTCAGAAATACCCCAAGGTGCTGAAGGACCACTTCGCCACGGACTTCATCTGCGACACCCTGCGCATGATGACCATGAACCTCGAGGATCCGCATCAGATCGAGGACGCCATGGAGAAGCAGCTGGAGAAGCACCATCACGAGGCCCTGGCGCCCGCGCACGCCCTGCAGAACACCGCCGACGCCCTGCCGGCGCTGGGCATCGTCGCGGCCGTGCTGGGGGTCATCAAGACCATGGCCGCCATCACCGAACCGCCGGAAGTCCTGGGCGGCATGATCGGCGGCGCCCTGGTCGGCACCTTCCTGGGCGTCTTCCTGGCCTATGGCCTGGTTGGTCCGATGGCGACGCGCCTGAAGGAAGTGATCGAGGGCGACGGCGCGTATTACAAGATCATCCAGTCGGTGCTGGTCGCCCACCTGCACGGCAATGCCGCCCAGATCTCGGTCGAGATCGGTCGCGGCGACATTCCGTCGGACGCCCAGCCGTCCTTCTCCGAAATGGAAGAGGCGCTGTCAGCCGCCCCCACCGACGCCTGA
- a CDS encoding LptA/OstA family protein gives MSKPVLALILAAVALAGAATAQTQARQTVSNQPIFFGADDGGVTPGGFALRGRAEVIQGENRLRANSIEIAQNGGTTTGATASGDVYYVTPNESIRGDRAVYSVSAATVTVTGDVILTQGRNVLTGGRLVYNIDTGEAQMAGAPRGGGAGNRIQGVFYPTQD, from the coding sequence ATGTCGAAACCCGTCCTCGCACTTATTCTAGCCGCGGTCGCCCTGGCCGGCGCAGCCACGGCCCAGACCCAGGCCCGCCAGACCGTGAGCAACCAGCCCATTTTCTTCGGCGCAGACGACGGCGGCGTGACGCCGGGCGGTTTCGCCCTGCGCGGACGGGCCGAGGTCATCCAGGGCGAGAACCGTCTGCGGGCGAACTCGATCGAGATCGCCCAGAACGGCGGAACGACCACGGGCGCCACGGCTTCGGGCGACGTCTATTACGTCACCCCCAATGAAAGCATCCGCGGCGACCGCGCCGTCTATTCCGTTTCGGCCGCCACGGTGACCGTCACGGGCGATGTGATCCTGACCCAGGGCCGAAACGTCCTCACCGGCGGTCGTCTGGTCTACAACATCGACACGGGCGAGGCGCAGATGGCTGGCGCGCCGCGCGGCGGAGGCGCGGGCAACCGCATCCAAGGCGTCTTCTATCCGACGCAGGACTGA
- a CDS encoding ribonuclease D, whose translation MTVHLHHGDLPDDLDLGPVVAIDSETLGLRFRRDPLCVVQLSSGDGDAHVVQLNRPAYDCPNLKRLLTDPDVLKIFHFGRFDIGMFQLHLGVETRPVYCTKIASKLARTYTDRHGLKDVARECAGVDLSKAQQSSDWGAAVLTPAQLEYAASDVLHLHAIRARLDEMLAREGRTELARACFDFLPTRAALDLAGWDEIDIFAHS comes from the coding sequence ATGACCGTTCATCTGCACCACGGCGACCTGCCTGACGACCTGGACCTGGGACCGGTCGTCGCCATCGATTCCGAGACGCTGGGCCTGCGCTTCCGCCGCGACCCGCTGTGCGTGGTTCAGCTGTCGTCCGGCGACGGCGACGCCCATGTGGTCCAGCTGAACCGCCCCGCCTACGACTGCCCCAATCTGAAGCGGCTGCTGACCGATCCCGACGTGCTGAAGATCTTCCACTTCGGCCGCTTCGACATCGGCATGTTCCAACTGCACCTGGGGGTGGAGACCCGCCCAGTCTATTGCACCAAGATCGCGTCCAAGCTGGCGCGCACCTATACCGACCGGCACGGGTTGAAGGACGTGGCGCGCGAGTGCGCTGGCGTAGACCTGTCCAAGGCCCAGCAGTCCTCCGACTGGGGTGCGGCGGTGCTCACGCCCGCCCAGCTGGAATACGCGGCCTCGGACGTGCTGCACCTGCACGCCATCCGGGCGCGCCTGGACGAGATGCTGGCCCGCGAGGGCCGCACCGAGCTGGCCCGCGCCTGTTTCGACTTCCTGCCGACGCGCGCCGCGCTCGACCTCGCCGGGTGGGACGAGATCGACATCTTCGCCCACAGCTGA
- a CDS encoding peptidase S1 — protein MKLIIAAAAALMGLAASAHAQDYNGSPNFGEVHLQAGFTPDPHLTSLRAGGSIDASTRFNECQGYITNAPDVRLHWTGSSSLSLKISAQASADVTLVVNGPDGQWYCDDDSGEGTNPSLTLKPQAGRYEIWVGTYSSGETQRAILSISELESF, from the coding sequence ATGAAACTGATCATCGCCGCCGCCGCCGCGCTGATGGGCCTGGCCGCATCGGCCCACGCACAGGACTACAATGGTTCGCCGAACTTCGGCGAAGTCCATCTCCAAGCAGGATTCACGCCCGACCCGCACCTGACCAGCCTGCGCGCAGGCGGGAGCATCGACGCGTCGACCCGGTTCAATGAGTGCCAAGGCTACATCACAAACGCGCCCGACGTGCGCCTGCACTGGACCGGATCGAGCTCGTTGTCGCTGAAGATCTCAGCTCAAGCTTCGGCGGATGTGACCCTGGTGGTGAATGGACCCGACGGCCAGTGGTACTGCGACGACGATTCCGGCGAGGGGACCAACCCGTCGTTGACGCTCAAGCCCCAGGCCGGGCGGTACGAAATCTGGGTGGGGACCTACTCCAGCGGGGAAACACAGCGGGCGATCCTCTCGATTTCGGAGCTGGAAAGCTTCTGA
- the lptB gene encoding LPS export ABC transporter ATP-binding protein produces MHDDAEAPAPAAVARETGLRVNHIARAFGARQVVQDVSLTVQRGEVAGLLGPNGAGKTTCFYMITGLIPVDSGSIWLDGEDITAQPMYQRARMGLGYLAQEASIFRGMTVEQNIRAVVELREQGAAIGTETSRLLEELRIDHLRHAPAAGLSGGERRRVEIARALAGRPSFMLLDEPFAGIDPLAIADIRQVIRYLSGEGIGVLITDHNVRETLDIIDRAAIISAGSVLFEGTAEEVIRDPEVRRVYLGDLYA; encoded by the coding sequence CTGCATGACGACGCGGAAGCCCCCGCGCCAGCGGCCGTGGCCCGTGAGACGGGCCTGCGGGTCAACCACATCGCCCGCGCGTTCGGGGCCCGCCAAGTCGTCCAGGATGTCTCCCTGACCGTCCAGCGCGGGGAGGTCGCGGGCCTGCTTGGCCCCAACGGCGCAGGCAAGACCACCTGCTTCTACATGATCACCGGCCTCATCCCGGTCGATTCCGGGTCGATCTGGCTGGACGGCGAGGACATCACCGCGCAGCCCATGTATCAGCGCGCCCGCATGGGCCTGGGCTATCTGGCGCAAGAGGCCTCGATCTTCCGCGGCATGACGGTGGAGCAGAACATCCGCGCCGTGGTCGAACTGCGCGAGCAGGGCGCGGCCATCGGGACGGAGACCAGCCGTCTGCTTGAGGAGCTGCGCATCGACCACCTGCGCCACGCGCCGGCCGCCGGTCTGTCGGGCGGAGAGCGCCGCCGCGTGGAGATCGCGAGGGCCCTGGCCGGTCGGCCCAGCTTCATGTTGCTCGACGAACCGTTCGCCGGCATCGACCCGCTTGCCATCGCCGACATCCGCCAAGTGATCCGCTATCTGTCCGGCGAGGGCATCGGCGTGCTGATCACCGACCACAATGTGCGCGAGACGCTGGACATCATCGACCGCGCGGCGATCATCTCGGCCGGGTCGGTGCTGTTCGAAGGCACTGCCGAAGAGGTCATCCGCGACCCCGAAGTCCGCCGCGTCTATCTGGGCGATCTGTACGCCTGA